Proteins encoded within one genomic window of Bacillus sp. 1NLA3E:
- a CDS encoding DNA-3-methyladenine glycosylase I: MANSLNVCSWAQSDPVMKDYHDKEWCVPNHDDTYLFEMLNLEGAQAGLSWLTILKKREGYRKAFHQFDISTCAVLTDAELEQIAITGEVVRHRLKINAVRSNAIATQKVQEEFGSLATYVWHFTDHERKINHWDSVGQMPTRNDLSEIISKDMKKRGFKFVGPVIIYSYLQAVGIVDDHVITCPFHSEARDGS; encoded by the coding sequence ATGGCAAATTCATTAAATGTTTGTTCCTGGGCACAATCAGATCCAGTTATGAAAGATTATCACGATAAAGAATGGTGCGTACCGAATCATGATGACACATATTTGTTTGAAATGTTGAATCTTGAAGGTGCACAAGCAGGGCTATCTTGGCTTACCATCTTAAAAAAAAGAGAAGGCTATCGTAAAGCCTTTCACCAGTTTGATATAAGCACATGTGCAGTATTGACGGATGCGGAACTGGAGCAAATTGCTATAACAGGTGAAGTAGTACGTCATCGCTTAAAAATAAATGCAGTACGGTCTAACGCAATTGCAACCCAGAAAGTACAGGAAGAGTTTGGAAGTCTTGCAACTTATGTATGGCATTTCACTGACCACGAGCGGAAAATAAATCATTGGGACTCTGTGGGGCAAATGCCCACGCGCAATGATTTATCAGAGATAATCAGTAAAGACATGAAAAAACGTGGGTTTAAATTTGTTGGACCTGTGATTATTTATTCCTATTTACAAGCAGTTGGGATAGTTGATGATCATGTGATAACGTGTCCTTTTCATTCTGAAGCGAGGGACGGTTCTTAA